The Verrucomicrobia bacterium CG1_02_43_26 genome includes the window TTTCCGCTAATGCATCTTGCGCTCTTCCGACTTGTTCGGTCCACATGTGTACATTGCGTTGAATGAGGGCCCAGGAAACAAAATTAAGTCGCTCAGGGTATTTCAGTACAGACTTGGCCAGATCAGCGCCAAAATTAGATAGCGCGCAGGATTTTATAAAAGAAGGTCTAACATCTTCATACGCTTTAGTCCCTAGCGCTTCCAATAAATCAAAATAAAATTTCTCCATCTCGGCTTCATTTTTAATGCCAGCATGAAGATAGGATTGTGCCTCTTCGCGCGCAAATGTTAATGACTCCGGAATGAAGCAAAAGCCGTGACGAAACGCCATTACGAGGAGCCAGAACCAATCAGCGTTCCAACGGAACTTATGGTTTATACCCCCTGCATCAAGTAGTGCGGATTTCTTAACCAAGGTATAGCCAGGAATCCAATGTCCATTAAGCTTATCGACAATTTCGTTTGGAGAAATATATCCCGGCGTATCCCTCCAATAAACTTTGTAGCAAAAGGGTTCTTCTGTTGATTTATGAAAATAGGTTGGTTCACTGCAGCAAAAAGCTGAATCGGGGTAGGACTCCAGTAAATGCATGAACTTCTCTAAACAAGTAGGGTGCAACCAATCATCCGCAGAATGAAATAGTATATACTCGTGCTTAGATAATTCCAGACCTCGATCAATCGTCTTCATGACACCCATATTCTCATTATTATGGTAGACGCGAATTAAATCAGGATAGTCTTTTTGCCAATCTTGAATGACCTGTCGACTATTATCCGTTGAACAATCATCTATAATAATAATTTCCGCAGGCAAATAAGTTTGATGGATCAAGCCATCCAGGGCCTCACTGATATAATGACCATGATTATAATTTGCCATTATAATGGAGATCGGGGTGGAAAGACTATTTCGCATAGGGTTTGGCGGTCAAGATAATGTTCATTATAGGTGAAGGGCAGAATTGGGGTCAATAGGAACGTTGGCTAAAATGCGGATGCCAATTTCCCCCCATTCACATGAAAACAACTACCGGTTATCCACGCAGCATCATCTGAAGCCAAATAAAGGGCTAAACTGGCGATATCCCCTGGCTCCCCCACTCTGCCCATGGGAACCTTTTCGGCTTCTCTTGATTCCATTAAAATCTTGGCTGCTTCGGCGCTCATGGTATCTTTGTTGCTTTGTATAAAATGGTCTACACTGCGATCCCATGAATCCGAGTGAACCGGGCCTGGGCAAATTGTATTCACGGCTATGCCCTCTTTTGACAAAATATTCGCGAAATATTTGCTTAAATTGACCGTTGCCGCTTTTGTAAGGGAATAATGCGGGTTATAATACCCGGGTTGCGCGCCAGACAGAGAAGATATATTTATAATTTTTCCTGATTTTGACTTTTTCAACGAGGGTATTGATTGCTTAGTAAAGCGTAAAAGCGTCATAACATTGAGTTCAAACGCATTCCTGAAATCTTGTTCGGCAAGGTCGAAAACGCCCCCAAAAGCAGAAACACCGCCAAGGTTATTCACGAGTATATCAAGTCCGCCTAAATCGTCCTGAACAGCCTTCATTACAGCTTCAGCATCCTTCTCTAACAAAGCATCTGCTTTCACGTAGAAAAAATTTCCAGGCAATTGTGCAAACTCTTTTGCTAAGATTTGCAAATCCACCGCACTTCTTGAAAACGAAAACACCTCCGCACCGTGTTCTAAAAAGGCGCGAACAATACTTTTACCAATACCCTTACTTCCCCCGGTTACCAGGGCCTTTTTTCCCTTAAGCTTCATAGGATTTATAGAGTCGTTTAAATTCATTCATGAGCAAAGTAGTCGTTTCTAATTTACGGATCAGCTTTTGTTCAGACGTGCAAAAGGTAAAACGGTTTCTACGACCAAGCTCTTGATCCATTTCTGCTTTATCATGATCCGGGTTTTTAAAAATCGCACAGGGGGTTAACGATAATAAGGCCATATTACACGGGCCGGAGGACATGCCCATAAAAAACGCAGAGGCCTCTATCACAGCCAGTTCCTGCGCAATGGTCAATTTATCATGCTTAGTCAATGCAACATTATCAAGCAACGCGATATCATCAGGAATATCTTCGTTGCCTACTAATATGAAGTGTACGTTATACTGCCCTAAACACGTTTCAAAAAACTGCTTCCATACAGGGAAATTAGCATTACTAAAACCGGGTGAATTGTGGTTGTTCTTCAAGTGAATCGCTACCGCTAAGGACTTTCCCGATACCCGTTTAATGTAGTCTTTGGCCAACTTCAGCGTTTTTTTGTCCATCCCAAGAGGAATCATTTTATTTCCTTTATTGCAGTAGTCCTGTAAGAAAAAATAGGTAGCGTGTTGATAAGATTTGTCCTTGGACTCAGGCCAAAAGGAAAACGCGTGATCCAAACTTTCGATAGAGGGTGCCACATAAAGTTTCTCAATCCCCTTAATAGATCGAGCAATATCCAAAATCCAGTTTTCCTGAAACATGTACTCTTCTACCTCTTGGAATGCTCTTGAATAAGGAAAGCCAGAATGTTTCCCGACAAAGCAAATACCGGCTAGATCTGCGTTTTTTTCTCTTTTAAGAATAAGTGACTCTGCTGCTATCGTCAGTAAACCGCCCAGGGTAATAGGCTTTTTTATAGAATCCCATACAGCGAGCAATGGAAGTGCATTTTCGGCCTTTAACATAGTGCGTATTAAACAGCTGCGGAAGCGTTTCTAAACTCTCTGTTCACGCGTTTCACGATACCCTCCGCGGTTAAATCCAAACGCTTACATTGCTCCTCATAACCCCCATAACTATGAATAAATTCATTCGGTATAGATAAAGAATGAAAACGCATGCCGTCTATCGGGTGAATAACCTGTAACACCTCACTGCCTAATCCACCGGATTGCATGTGCTCTTCTATAACAATGCAATTCTTTGTGCGGCTGACACTGTCATAAATCAATTCATTATCCAGAGGCCAAATCGTGTGTATATAAATCACTTCAGGGCTCCACCCTTGAGATTGTAAAATGTCGCGCGCACGCATGGCGTTCTCCAACTGCGGACCCGTTGCGATAATCGTTAAATCTTTACCGGCTACAACATTAATGCCACACCCAAAATCCAATTTATTAGGATCCCAGGTAATGGAATGGGATTTGCTCGGAATACGATAAATGGTCACTTTGGGCGATCGATAAACCTGCCTAAACAAGAGATCAAATTCTTGCGCCGTTGACGGATAACAAATTTCTTGGTTCTGCAGCGTTTTCAACATCGCAAAGTCTCCATAACAATGGTGTGTGCAACCCAGATTAGCATAATCAAAAGCGCTTCCCACCGTTACTATATTGCCCGGCAGTTTATGATAGCAGAAATCGAGTTTAATTTGTTCATAACTTCGTTCTAACAAAAAGGGAGCGATCGTATGCACAACAGGCACCAGCCCTGACTTAGAAACGCCCGCAGCCATGGACATCATCGATGGCTCACAAATACCAATATTATAATAGCGGCCTGGACATGCTTTCGCAAAGGGCTGTAAAGCAAAGTGGCTAATATCACCCACCATGACGACTAAGCCTTCGTCTTCTTTACCGACCTCCAGCATAGTATCCGCAAATTGCTGTCTTATTGGTTTTGCATTCATGATAAAAGCTCCATAATTTGTTCTAACTCTTGTTCTGAAGGAACCTTGTGATGCCATGGCCCATGCCCTTCAATAAAGGGAACTCCCTTCCCTTTAGTCGTATGAGCTAAAATGACATGAGGTGTTCCGTCCAATTTAAATTTAACAGCATTGATTGCACTTTCAATTTCCGGCTTGTTGTGGCCATCAACCTCCTGAACTTCCCAGCCAAACGCCTTCCACTTTTGCGCTAAGTCATCCTTGGGCATAAGCTGCGCGGCAGATTTGTTCCAATCCACGATCACGCATAAATTACCGAGGTCATGGTTATTCGCAATGTTCGCCGCTTCCCAAACGGTTCCTTCATGGCATTCGCCATCGCCAACAAGGGTAATAACACGATTTGGTTTTTTTTGAATTTTCAACCCAAAGGCCAATCCTACTGCCAACGGAAACCCGTGGCCTAAAGAGCCTGTAGATGCTTCTACTCCGGGAACTTTAGTACAATCAGGGTGCTCTCCCAAAATTCCGCGAACAGTACAAAACTCTTCCAAATCTCGCTCTTCTAGAAACCCTGCTTCTTTTAATACAACATAAAGGCCGACACATCCATGGCCTTTACTGAGTATAAAATAATCCCGATCTTCCCACTGGGGGTTTCTGGGGTCGTATTTCAAAATTTTCGTATAGAGTGTGGAGAGTATGTCCACGATAGAGAATGCGCTGGGAATATGCCCGTCTTTGGCCGTATAGACCATTCTTGCAATACGTTGTCTTAGTGGATCCATAATAATAATAAGGTTACCATGTCATTTCTTGCCGTGAAGTTATATAGACAGAACCGTCTCGATAGCTTCTTGCCATATCTTCCAGCTTGTTTGTCTTTTGCCAACCATTACGTTGAGAAAAAATATTTATTGAGGTGTTCTTAAAATGCTCAAAGATTTGCTTCGCGTTTTCCGGGGTACCCACTTCAACCATAATGTCAATATTAGCCATTTTAGGCGAATCCATCGCGGTAATAATCGCGGCTTCCTGTCCTTCCGCGTCTATTTTGATAAAATCAATATCATCTAAATAGTCATTAATATTAACTACTTCGACATCAAAGGTATCGCTTGGTCCATAAGCATTTGGCTTAGCGCCTGCTAAATGGCTTGACGTAGTGTTATTTAGGATACGTATAAATTTCGCTTTTCCTTTTTTATCAGACACTGCCGCTTGAACAACGTTTGCGTTAGCACAATCATTCAACGTCAGGTTTTCTTTAAGGATCCGATGATGCTCTGGATCCGGCTCAAATGAGGTCACTTGATATCCGCATTTAGATAATATAATACTATGTAAACCAACATTTGCGCCAATATCGAGCACCCGCTTATAGCGTTTTTTATTGCGCGCATACCAGGCAAACAGAATTAACTCATCCAAACGCCATAAATCCAAAGTCGTAATATTGCCCATGGCATAATAGGGCAAGCGTACTGTCCCTATGCCTTGAAGCGTAACAGCATTTGCTTCATTTGCAGAAAACAAACTAGCGGCTTCTCTTAGCGCTATATTATCCAGCAGCTTATACGTCTTGGACTCAGGAGCGTGGTATTTAGATAATTCAGGAATAGCCTCAAGTAGGCCATCTAAAATCTCTGACTTTATTTCAATATTTTCAATTGTTTTCATAATCCAAAAAAACCTCTCCCTTGGCCGCCGTCCACAGGAACAATAGAGCCTGTAAAAAAGGATGCGTGTTGAGAACATAAGAAGGCAACCGGCTGGCCTATCTCATCTACATGGCCAAATCGCTTGATCGCCATTCTCTCATTTAAATATTTCTCTACGTGTTCCGGCTTTTTTGTAGATGCTTCGTCCCAATAGCCGCCTTTAGTAAACACAGCACCCGGAAGAATTGCATTGACGACAATGCCGTCTGGTGCCACTACTCTGCCAAAACTTCTGGCATAAGCAGTCAAAGCTGCTTTAATCGAGCAATAGGGCACGGGGCCATGATTTTCCATAGAGGATATGGAGGATACTAGCACAATTCTGCCCCATTTTTTCTTCTGCATCTCAGGGACTAATAACAAATTTAGCTCAACTGCTACTTCCAAATTAAATCGCCACACTTTGCGCCAATCTTCAACCGAGCAAAAGGGATCATTAATTTCAAGTGTCCCCCCCATATTATGCACAATAATATCTATAGGAAAAAATCCTTTTGCTTTTAACTCATCTACAAGATGAGCCGGCGCTCCATCAGGCACTAAATCAATCGCTTTATAGCAGTGTCCCTTTTGTTCGCCACCCATATCTTCGTACAACTGCTTTAAATCAGCTTCCGTGCGAGAGGTAACGGCTACTTGCGCTCCGTTTTGCGCTAAACATAAAGCAATCGAATGCCCTAAACCACGGCCGGCACCAGTCACTAGCACTTTCTTACCTTGAATTCCCAAATCCATATCAAACAACAATTAATGGGTTAATAATCCTCCTAGGAGGGTCTTTTTTAAGATTTGATAAAATAGATGCTAGATTATCCAATGCTGTTATCAGCACGGTAGAATCTTGCACGTTCATACTTATATCCGGATTTTGGATACGTACGTTCAAATTCCTATACGAAATATCATGTTTAGCGGGATCATCGTCCAAAATACATTTCAAGTTACTAAAATCCCAATTCCAATGGTAGGCATTAACGGGAAGGAGTTGGGCCGCGCCGTAGCCATAGAAAGGCTCATTGATGCCATTTATCAACTCTGCTAATCTAGCTGTCTCTTCCTTAAAATAGGCATACTCTTTCTTGATAGTATTCGCAGTGGTCTCCGTCCTTTTCACGTGTTGAGAATTTTGACGGCTATTAGCTCCTTCTTTTTTAAATAAAACAATCAAACCGCCCCAATGATGGTTGCTTTGAGTTATGCTCATAACTTCCCCTCCTGCCTTTTCTATCAAGGTCGCCAGTGATTCTTTAGAAAAATATTGATAGTGATGATGGAACAATTGATCAAAGCGATAACGAAGGCGCATGATGTCAGAACTAGGCATCTCAAACAAATAGAGCGTTTCCTCATCCCCCATATCAAACATTTTCTCTAACGCTTCTCTAGGGTGAGACAAGTGTTCCAGCGTGTGACTACACATGATAAGGTCTGGCTTTTTTGGTAATTTTTTAGCATCAAAGTCTTCTATCGTGCCGCCGAATAAATAAATACCATCATCTGTTCTTTTCTCCTGGCTTCCGGACCATATAGGGTCAAGGCCTACTTGCACGTGGCTAATTGCTTTAACTAAGCGTAAAAGAAATAAATCATTACATCCCACATCCACCACGCATTTAAAAATTTTATTCGGACAGGCGCGTTTGAGGTGTTCTACTAACAGAATATTATTGTTTCGTCCCGTATGGCTATTCTCCACTCGAAACGCATAATCTTTTGATGTATATACTTCTTCGGAATGTAATTGCTCAGCTAATTGCAAGTGGTTGCACTGTTGGCAAAAAGCTAACTTAAGGTCAAATCCACTAAAATCCTTTTGCGCATTAGCGCGCACAAAATTACCGGTTAATGGCAGGTTTGGTAGGGTAACAATTTCCTCTAAATTCTGGCTGCCGCAAACCAAACATTCATTAATTTTTTCAAGCGTTACTGCCATCCTATTCTTTGTGGGTGTAAGTTAAGTTCTTCTCTTTAATTTCATTCCAATTCCCCGAAACCCAATCAATCGCTTCTCCTAAACCGGTATCGATTGAAATTTCCGGCTTCCATCCAAATTGTTTTCGGGCTTTTGTGGAGTCTATAACGTAGGCCGAGTCTTGCCCTAGCCTTTCGCCTACGATCTCCGTGGCTTCTTCAAATTTTTTGCCTGAAATCTCACACATCTTCTCTACGATTTCTCTTACAGAATGCCCTCTATCTGGTGAAAAATGGTAAATAGAACCTATATCGCCTTGTTCCATGGCCATCATTTCGCCTTTTGAAACATCTCTTATATGAATAAATGATTTTACCGCAACACCTCCTCCGTGCAGTTGAACTTTTTTATCCAACTGTTGGTAGATGGCGGTTCTGGGAATGATCTTAAACAGTTGTTGCCTTGGCCCATAAACATTTGTTGCCCGTATCATCGTCAACGGGAAGCCGAAGTTCTTAACGAGTGTAAATAAAAAGAGATCACCCGCGGCTTTCGAGGCGGCATAGGGCGTCGTTGGGTTCATCGGAGAGGCTTCGGTAACAACACCTTCACAATTGCCATAAATTTCCGGAGAAGAAATATGTACGTACTTTTTCAACCACTTTGCTTCGCGCAAGGGATTAACGAGTCTTACAATTCCTACACCGTTAGTTTGATACCAGTGATCCGGATGATCCCAACTGGGAGCAACTTCACTTTGTGCCGCAAAGTTAACAATATACTCCGGCTTTTCTGCTTCCAATAAGTTTTGTACCCAATCTGAATCTCTGTTTAAATCAAAGCGGTAAAAACGAAAGCGATCACGACCATGTCGATGATACTTCCCCATCAAGGGGCTAATTTCGGGCGAACGGCTTATGCCGATCACTTCATTGCCTTTGTCTTCCAGTAACAGATCAACAAAATCTTGTCCCGAAAAGGAGTTACTACCAATAACAACGATTTTTCGCATGGGGCTTAATAAGGGGGATAATAGGGGGTGTTGTTGTGATTATTCATATTCAACGCTTGATTCAAGCAAAAGTCAATCCTTGGAGCACGCTTTGCAAGCGATTTTTAACCCTAAAACTCGATCATCGCATGAACCACTTCACCGTTGATCATTGCCTTAATGCCTTCATTCACTTGATCCAATCGATACCGATGAGAAACAAAACTATCCAGGCGAAAGCGCCCTTCGTTGAACATACGCACATAACGAGGAATCTCAATATGGGGCTGACTACTCCCTCCTTCAGATCCTACTAGTTTTTTATCAAAATGAAGTGGCAGGGTATTGAGAGATAATTGCCTTTCATGGTGCATTACACCTACAAGAACACATGCTCCTTTGCTGTTCGTTAATGAAAATGCTTTTGCTAGAATATCAGGATTTCCGGTACCATCTGTAACAACATCTGCTCCGGAAGCACCCACAATCTCGCGCACTGCTTCAACAAAATCAGTTTTACTTGCGTTAACCACATGGGTTGCTCCGCTTGCTTTGGCTTTTTCTAGTTTTTGCTCATGGAGATCAACAGCTACAATAGGGTGAGCTCCCGCAAGTGATGCTCCTAAAACCACGCCTAAGCCGATCCCCCCGCAGCCTACAATAACAACAGACTGGCCGATTTTGACTTTTGCATTATTATTAATCACCCCAAAGCCGGTAGTGATGGTATCTGCCAGCAATGCGCAATCTTCAAAACTCAAATTTTCAGAAACCTTGGTTAACCTGTTTTCGGAAACAACTGCAAAATTATTAAAGGTAGTCACCTGGCCGGCATTAACCGTTTGGCCGTTTCGTTTATACTTAGGCGCTGAGGCGTCTATTCCTTTTCCAGGCCGCCAATGCAATACAACGCGATCTCCCGGCTTTACCGTCGAAACTTCCGGGCCAATTTCGTGCACAATACCGCCGCCTTCATGCCCTAGTAAGTGAGGAAGCCATTTATCCTGCCCTTTAACTCCCATAATTTCTCCAATCTGGGAACCGCATATACGGCTGGCTTTGATTTCTACTAGAACTTGCCCATAGCTCAACGCTGGGATTTCGACTTCATCAAGTTCCAAATCCTTTTTTTGCTCAACTAAAATGGCAGCAGCTGTTTTCATAGTATTTAAAAAATCTTAAGGAATAAACCACCAATAATCCCCCTTATAACCGATTTCATTAAACGTTCTTTTCCAGTCGTCTACAGACATATAGGTCTCGGCTGTCAAAATCCAATCCAATAAGG containing:
- a CDS encoding dehydrogenase; its protein translation is MKTAAAILVEQKKDLELDEVEIPALSYGQVLVEIKASRICGSQIGEIMGVKGQDKWLPHLLGHEGGGIVHEIGPEVSTVKPGDRVVLHWRPGKGIDASAPKYKRNGQTVNAGQVTTFNNFAVVSENRLTKVSENLSFEDCALLADTITTGFGVINNNAKVKIGQSVVIVGCGGIGLGVVLGASLAGAHPIVAVDLHEQKLEKAKASGATHVVNASKTDFVEAVREIVGASGADVVTDGTGNPDILAKAFSLTNSKGACVLVGVMHHERQLSLNTLPLHFDKKLVGSEGGSSQPHIEIPRYVRMFNEGRFRLDSFVSHRYRLDQVNEGIKAMINGEVVHAMIEF